The Brassica oleracea var. oleracea cultivar TO1000 unplaced genomic scaffold, BOL UnpScaffold01004, whole genome shotgun sequence genome window below encodes:
- the LOC106320659 gene encoding lysophospholipid acyltransferase 2-like: protein MVLFFPSPLFFFTEPVYHEWGFWRRFGYQYMAGFTARWKCYFIWSISEASIIISGLGFSGWTDENTQTKAKWDLAKNVDILGVLRVQFRFLLCGTYKSALGSVTMCMKEL, encoded by the exons atggttttgttCTTCCCCTCTCCG cttttttttttcactgagCCGGTGTACCATGAATGGGGGTTCTGGAGAAGATTCGGTTACCAGTACATGGCCGGTTTCACGGCTCGTTGGAAGTGCTACTTCATATGGTCGATCTCAGAGGCTTCCATCATCATCTCCGGTTTGGGTTTCAGTGGCTGGACCGACGAGAACACTCAAACAAAGGCGAAATGGGACCTTGCAAAGAACGTTGATATACTAGGTGTGCTAAGAGTGCAGTTCAGATTCCTCTTGTGTGGAACATACAAGTCAGCACTTGGCTCCGTCACT ATGTGTATGAAAGAATTGTGA
- the LOC106320661 gene encoding zinc finger protein HD1-like, translating into MCSSNVEEEKIRRSRKRRGDCRTFCEEPTYRTRCSICGITDVLVYCAADAKFFCQGCDIREHSFSNYWSWRHVRRMLCTVCQCFNRTLLVENFRYTLPELTIPIEVPQAEVEIDEPSDLLDSDED; encoded by the coding sequence ATGTGCAGTAGTAAcgtggaagaagagaaaataagaagaagcagaaagagaagaggagacTGCAGAACATTCTGCGAGGAACCGACTTACCGGACTCGGTGTTCTATATGTGGAATAACAGATGTGCTTGTCTACTGTGCCGCGGACGCCAAGTTCTTCTGCCAAGGATGCGACATAAGGGAACACTCCTTCTCTAACTATTGGTCTTGGAGGCACGTGCGCCGCATGCTTTGTACGGTTTGCCAGTGTTTCAATCGCACTTTATTGGTCGAAAATTTCCGCTACACTTTACCAGAGTTGACCATCCCAATTGAAGTACCACAAGCCGAAGTTGAAATCGATGAGCCAAGCGATCTTCTTGATTCCGATGAAGATTAA
- the LOC106320664 gene encoding uncharacterized protein LOC106320664: MCGLNCLRQKHSVHQIVEQPVVHQGQEEQNVGGRPLPRAEIQRQNRRLAAIRLDLKRPIRKKTAPKIKVAAKLREKYAKERFARKDDPKDDGASGAAAVN; the protein is encoded by the exons ATGTGTGGCCTAAATTGCTTGAGACAGAAGCACTCAGTTCATCAAATTGTTGAACAACCCGTG GTTCATCAAGGGCAAGAGGAGCAAAACGTGGGAGGAAGACCACTACCACGAGCTGAGATTCAGAGGCAGAACAGAAGACTCGCTGCTATCAGGCTAGACCTTAAGAGACCCATACGCAAGAA GACTGCCCCAAAAATCAAAGTAGCAGCTAAACTAAGGGAAAAATATGCGAAAGAGAGATTTGCAAGAAAAGATGATCCAAAAGATGATGGTGCAAGTGGCGCAGCCGCAGTAAACTAG